TTTATCTACCCCTTCAACTAAAACAAATAACCCTCCAAAGAAGAATAAAGTTTCCCATTCTACTTTCTTGTATATCTCTTCTGGACTTTTCTTACTTATAGTAAGAAGAATAACTGATCCAGTTATAGAGATAACTGCAAGTCCTATATTTGTTACCATATTTGTTAGAAATCCAATAAGGATTATTCCAAATAAAGCACATGACTGCATTAAAAGTTTTTTGTTTTTTATACTTCTGTTAGGCTCCAAATCCATTATACTAGCTCTCAACTCTCTGGATACAGTAAACTTTTTTCCAAAAAGAAATTTAGCTGTAATTAAAAGTACTATCATATTTACTACTACAATAGGTGTCAGATTTATTAGAAATTCATTGAAATCTAAACCTCCAAGACTGGCTATGATAAGATTTGGTGGATCTCCTATCATCGTTGCCGTTCCTCCTATGTTACAGGCAAATATCTGTACCATTATAAATGGAAATGGATCTATCTTCAGCTTTTTAGCCAGTAAGATAGTTATAGGTACTATTAGAAGAATAGTTGTAACATTGTCCAGAAAAGCTGAACATATAGCAGTTACCACTGATAACATCATCAGTATCTTCATAGGCTCCCCTTTGGCCTGCTGAGCAACTTTTATTGCCACCCATTGAAAAATACCAGTTTCAGACATTATCTCCACTACCATCATTAGTCCCATTAAAAGTAACAAAATCTCTAAATTTCTTCCTATGGATTCCAAAGCCTCTTCCTGATCCATTACTCCTATCAGTACCATTAGACTTCCCCCAATGATAGCCGTAAGCGATTTTGGCTGTTTTCCAAAAAGAATAAAATAAAAAGATACCACGAAAATCAATAAACCTGCAGTAAGTTTGATATTTACCACCTTATGCCCCCTTATATATAAAAAATTTAAAAACTTTTTACATGGTTTATTTTACCATTTTCAATAATAGAAATATTTTATAAAAAGAAGGAAGGATTCTCTATATAGATATACCAACCTAATAAAGAATCCCCTGCTTTCAATTTTATCTTATTTTTGACATCATTCCAAAACCAAATACAGGACCTGAATGTGAACCTATAGTAGCTCCTATTTCAAATCTTCCTTTATATTCTACTTTTTTGAAATTATCACTCATATTTTTTATTGCATCAGCTTTTGAAAGTTCTTTATTTGTTCCTCCCCAAGCTGTATACAGGATTATGCTATTTTTCTTACTTTCTGCTTTTATTAATTTTTCTATATATGAGAATGCTCCTCTATCTCCAAAAGTTTTTGCCTCAATGGTTACTTCACCATTTTCTAATTTCAATATAGGTTTTACTTTTAAAAGACCTCCAATAACAGAAGATGCTCTTCCTATTCTTCCACCTTTTTCTAAGAATGAAAGATCATTGACAATAAAATACAATTTCATTTTTTCCTGCATTTCATCAAGTCTTTCAAGTATTTTTTCATAACTTGCTCCAGCTTGTACCATTCTTGCTGCCTCTAAAACTTGATGACCTAAAACAAGAGTTACTGCTTTTGAATCCACAATAGTTATATCATCTGCTCTATTCAACATACCTTTTGCTACTCTAGCAGCTTGTTGTGTTCCACTTAGTCTGCTTGAAATATGAATAGATATGATTTTTTTATATCCTTTATTAAAAAGTTTTTCATATAATTCCTTAAATTCAGCTGGTGAAGGCTGTGAAGTTTTAGGTGCTACATTTTCTGTAAGCAATCTTTTCCAAAATTCTCTTTTAGAAATATCTACTCCATCTTTATAATAATTATCATTTAATTTTATTTTAAGTGGAATAATATTTATAGATAAATCTCCTATAAACTCCTTAGTCAAATCTGATGTAGAATCAGTAACTATTGCTACTTCTGGCATATTTGGATCTCTATTTTCTATATAGATATAATATGGATAGTTTCCCTGATTTGCTTTAAATTCATTATATCTTATACCATTAGTTTCCTTTAATGCCTCATCAGCTTCCTGTGTTGCTCCCTCTCCAGTAACAGCAAATATATTTAGTGTATTTTCATTTATATACATTTCATAAATTTCTTTTATTAAAGAAACAAGGTTCTCTGATTTTATTTTTATTTTTCCATTTACAAGAGCAATATAATTACCTTCTTCTATTTGGATATCGTCAACTTTTGTATTTCTCACAGCTTTTGTTATTTCAATAGAAGAATTTCTTGCTGTCTGTTTTAAAATATCTTCAATTTTTTCATCTTTATTCTTTATAATATAATGTCCTTCCAACATTGATTTTGTTTCAAGAACCATAATTTTTTTATTAGATCTTTCTGCTGCCATTTTAGCTGCCGATATAATATTCTTATTATTTGGAAGAATAACTATTTCTTCAGCATTTATTCTCTTTAATCCCTCTTCTATATCTGCCACACTGGGATTTTGTGTCTGCCCTCCTATAAGCACAGCTGTAGCACCATCATCAAGAAATAAACTTCCAAGTTCTTTGTTATCTACAATAGCATAATATGCAATTGGTGTTGCATTTTCACTTCTAATAAATATTTTTTCTGTAGATTCTACTTGATAATTTGCATTTTCTGAAATAAGAAGATTTTGATGCTGTATTTCCATATTTTCTATTTTTATATTATTAAGATTTCCAAGTGTTCCTGCTATTTCTAAAACTTGTCCTGGGTGATTTGTATGTATATGTGTTTTTGTTTTTTTAGCAGTTTGTGCACATACAAGAGAATCTCCTAATGGACTTATTTTTGCTTTATATTCATTTAAATCAAAATCCCCTGACTCAATTATAAATTCTGTACAATATTTAAATTTTATATCTTCTAGTACTTGAGTTGTATTTTCAAGTCTTTCTTTTCTTTTTGCTCTCGACTGTACTATTCTTTCCAAGTCTTTCAACATTTCAGGATCAGTTACAGATTTTTCAAACCCCTCAAGAACATAGAATATTCCCTTTCCTCCAGCATCTACTACTCCTGCTTCCTTTAATTTAGGAAGTTGGTTAGGTGTATTTTCCACTGCTTCATAAGCTACATTTTTTAAATGCACAAGAAAAAGGATAAAATCATCTTTATCTCCTTTATAGGCCACTGCTTCTTCTGCTACTCTTCTAATTACAGTAAGCATTGTCCCCTCTACTGGTTCAGAAACAGCTTGATATGCTTTTTCTTTTGCCAAAACAAAAGCATTGATAGTATCATCTACTGTAATTTCTTCTTTATCCCTTACTCCATTCAAAAACCCTTGTATGATCTGAGAAAGAATAGTTCCTGAATTTCCTCTCGCTCCTAGCAATACTGCTTCTGATACTCTATCAGCTAGTTCTTTCATACTTGGCTCATGATTCATTTTTATCAATTCATTTTCCACTGCTTGAAGTGTCATGGACATATTTGTTCCTGTATCACCATCTGGCACTGGATAAACATTTAAATCATTTAAAACATCTGCATATTTTGAAAGCCATCTACTTGCAGCTATCAAAAGTTTAGTCAACCTTATAGAGTTAAGTACCTTTACCTCTATTTTCATATATAATTTACCTCCGAAATTTTCTTTTTATTTTTCACTAAAATGTTGGAGGATTTACAACCCATATAGCCTTTGTAAGTTTGTCAGTAGTATTTTTAAATCTATGTTTTTGACTAGATTTAAAATACAGGCTATCTCCCTCATTTAAACTATACACAGTTTCATCTATATATACATCTAGTTTTCCTTCGATAATAAAGATGAATTCCTCTCCATTATGAGTATAGAAACTTCTTCCACTTTCTCCCTTTGGTCCTATTTCATAAAGAATAGGTTCCATTGTCTTGTCAATGTTTGAAGTTGTGAGAAGAGCCATTTTAGTGTTAGAATCTATACTTTCTATATATTTTCTCTCATCTTTTTTTACAACTTCCATATTTCTAGTTTCTTCTTCGTCTTCAATAAGATAACTTACCTTTACATCTAATGAAGTAGCTATTTTTTTTAAATTTTCAATAGAAGGAGAAGCTTTTCCCTGCTCTATTTGAGATAAAAAACTGGCAGATAAGTCCACTTTGGAAGCTAACTCTCTTAAAGACAGCCCTTTCTCGTTTCTACTTTTCTTTATTCTTTCTCCTATACTACTCATCATACTCTCCTTTATCTAATATTTTTATCAGACTAAAAAGACTTTGAGAAACTGCTCTTTCTCTAATTTTCATTCTATCCCCATTGAAAAATTTTTTTTCTACATAGATATCATTTTTGACTCTTATTCCTATATAAACAAGTCCAACAGGTTTTTCAGGCGTTCCCCCATCAGGTCCTGCTATTCCTGTAGTAGCAATGGCTATATCTGAATCAAGTCCCATGACCATCTCCTTAGCAGTTTCCTTACTCACTGCTCCATATTTTTCCAATGTTTCTTTTTTAACTCCAAGTCTTTTCATCTTAGCATCATTACTATATGAAACTATTCCTTCTTTAAATATTTCTGATACCCCTGGCACATCTATCAAACGACTGGCAATCATACCCCCTGTGCATGATTCTGCTGTTGAAATATTCATTCCAAGTTTTTTTATAAGTTCCACTACTTTCTTTTCCAGTCTATCTGTATTCTCACCAAACACATAGTTACCTATTTTATTATATATCTTTTCTACTATTTTTTCTACTTTATTTTTATTACTCTCTTTACTTTGAAGTCTTACGATTGTTCCATAATTCTTTACAAGAAATTCGTAGTATATTCCATCTTCAGTAAAAAAATCCCTTATTTCTTGATCTAAAAGAGATTCTGCCAATCCAAAAGTAAGTATATCTCTTATATAAATTCCATCAGCATTAATATTTTTTTCTTTACTATACCACTTTAAAAATTTAGGAAGCATATTATATAATTCCTTAGGAACTCCAGGAAATGCTGCTATTCCATCTATATATATTGCTG
Above is a window of Fusobacterium varium DNA encoding:
- the arsB_2 gene encoding Arsenic efflux pump protein; protein product: MVNIKLTAGLLIFVVSFYFILFGKQPKSLTAIIGGSLMVLIGVMDQEEALESIGRNLEILLLLMGLMMVVEIMSETGIFQWVAIKVAQQAKGEPMKILMMLSVVTAICSAFLDNVTTILLIVPITILLAKKLKIDPFPFIMVQIFACNIGGTATMIGDPPNLIIASLGGLDFNEFLINLTPIVVVNMIVLLITAKFLFGKKFTVSRELRASIMDLEPNRSIKNKKLLMQSCALFGIILIGFLTNMVTNIGLAVISITGSVILLTISKKSPEEIYKKVEWETLFFFGGLFVLVEGVDKLGVIAQLGEAIVKFTEGNLEKTGTVVVLISSLLSPILGSVPYTLSFSKIIANIAPNFTGHTDVLWWALSLGACLGGNMTLVGAPANIVGVSIAEKAGVKISFMDFFKLGILIVIQSMILSVIYINLRY
- the ygaD gene encoding competence damage-inducible protein A; its protein translation is MKAGLILVGTELLNGGMLDTNSLYIAEELNKYGIEIEFKVTIRDFMDEIIKTVDYGKKNVDLIIMSGGLGPTIDDITKEAIAKYLNRPLIVEENELKELKEKFERAKINFVDINVKEVEKPKGAISFRNDAGMAPAIYIDGIAAFPGVPKELYNMLPKFLKWYSKEKNINADGIYIRDILTFGLAESLLDQEIRDFFTEDGIYYEFLVKNYGTIVRLQSKESNKNKVEKIVEKIYNKIGNYVFGENTDRLEKKVVELIKKLGMNISTAESCTGGMIASRLIDVPGVSEIFKEGIVSYSNDAKMKRLGVKKETLEKYGAVSKETAKEMVMGLDSDIAIATTGIAGPDGGTPEKPVGLVYIGIRVKNDIYVEKKFFNGDRMKIRERAVSQSLFSLIKILDKGEYDE
- a CDS encoding dihydroxyacetone kinase, whose protein sequence is MKIEVKVLNSIRLTKLLIAASRWLSKYADVLNDLNVYPVPDGDTGTNMSMTLQAVENELIKMNHEPSMKELADRVSEAVLLGARGNSGTILSQIIQGFLNGVRDKEEITVDDTINAFVLAKEKAYQAVSEPVEGTMLTVIRRVAEEAVAYKGDKDDFILFLVHLKNVAYEAVENTPNQLPKLKEAGVVDAGGKGIFYVLEGFEKSVTDPEMLKDLERIVQSRAKRKERLENTTQVLEDIKFKYCTEFIIESGDFDLNEYKAKISPLGDSLVCAQTAKKTKTHIHTNHPGQVLEIAGTLGNLNNIKIENMEIQHQNLLISENANYQVESTEKIFIRSENATPIAYYAIVDNKELGSLFLDDGATAVLIGGQTQNPSVADIEEGLKRINAEEIVILPNNKNIISAAKMAAERSNKKIMVLETKSMLEGHYIIKNKDEKIEDILKQTARNSSIEITKAVRNTKVDDIQIEEGNYIALVNGKIKIKSENLVSLIKEIYEMYINENTLNIFAVTGEGATQEADEALKETNGIRYNEFKANQGNYPYYIYIENRDPNMPEVAIVTDSTSDLTKEFIGDLSINIIPLKIKLNDNYYKDGVDISKREFWKRLLTENVAPKTSQPSPAEFKELYEKLFNKGYKKIISIHISSRLSGTQQAARVAKGMLNRADDITIVDSKAVTLVLGHQVLEAARMVQAGASYEKILERLDEMQEKMKLYFIVNDLSFLEKGGRIGRASSVIGGLLKVKPILKLENGEVTIEAKTFGDRGAFSYIEKLIKAESKKNSIILYTAWGGTNKELSKADAIKNMSDNFKKVEYKGRFEIGATIGSHSGPVFGFGMMSKIR
- the puuR_2 gene encoding HTH-type transcriptional regulator PuuR, translated to MSSIGERIKKSRNEKGLSLRELASKVDLSASFLSQIEQGKASPSIENLKKIATSLDVKVSYLIEDEEETRNMEVVKKDERKYIESIDSNTKMALLTTSNIDKTMEPILYEIGPKGESGRSFYTHNGEEFIFIIEGKLDVYIDETVYSLNEGDSLYFKSSQKHRFKNTTDKLTKAIWVVNPPTF